One part of the Daphnia magna isolate NIES unplaced genomic scaffold, ASM2063170v1.1 Dm_contigs294, whole genome shotgun sequence genome encodes these proteins:
- the LOC123468116 gene encoding uncharacterized protein LOC123468116 has protein sequence MDPSYVAEPFDHRATKPAEKEDDETLNISIGHLDVAPYCCHPKAAAVSKLISHATELSILKREVAQLVRHDPATHAEPTVGELAEALRVCLLVSQSEVFVRECKALLNGTEIPRNSVLRRVGPYIDPDCGLMKVDGRLEHAELPARTRHPTIIAPNHPMTRLIIEDCHQKVRHSGVEHTLSILRKQNYLPQGRRAIRRALRKCVKCKLLRSLPQAPKMASLPKERLQAFLRVFTNVGLDCFGPFQVVIGRRSVKRYGLLITCLSSRAVHLEVLDSMDADSFIMALRRFISLRGSPAVVYSDNGTNLKAGGKELAEGIKNLNSIRVSGEMADRGIDWRYSPPTGSHYGGIWERLIGSRKAALRAILETRSVNDEVLRTVFAEVASLLNSRPLTHVQTDPNEPEPLTPNHFMLGGPHPHRAPDREEAFDGLTRRRWRQAQFIVDQFWRRWMREYLPSLIERKKWEKSVRPLLVGDKVLIMDENNKRGEWLMGSIVAVHPSHNGVVRKATVKMANSVLIRPTVKLCYISGQRPE, from the coding sequence ATGGATCCGTCCTATGTTGCAGAGCCATTTGACCATCGCGCCACTAAACCTGCTGAAAAGGAAGACGATGAAACACTGAACATCAGCATTGGGCATCTGGATGTCGCGCCATATTGCTGCCACCCGAAGGCAGCCGCCGTATCTAAGCTCATATCCCACGCCACGGAACTAAGCATTCTGAAACGCGAAGTTGCCCAGCTGGTGCGACACGATCCGGCCACGCATGCGGAGCCGACCGTTGGAGAGCTTGCAGAAGCCCTTCGTGTGTGCTTGCTGGTCTCCCAAAGTGAAGTTTTCGTGCGCGAGTGCAAGGCCCTTCTTAACGGAACCGAAATTCCTCGAAATTCAGTGCTGCGGCGTGTTGGCCCATACATCGATCCGGATTGTGGCTTAATGAAAGTGGACGGAAGGTTGGAGCACGCCGAACTCCCGGCGCGCACTCGTCACCCAACTATAATTGCACCGAACCACCCGATGACCAGGTTAATCATAGAAGATTGTCACCAAAAAGTGCGGCACTCCGGCGTTGAGCACACCTTAAGCATCTTGCGCAAGCAAAATTATCTCCCCCAGGGTCGCAGGGCCATCCGTCGGGCATTGAGAAAATGTGTCAAGTGCAAGCTCTTACGTTCCCTGCCCCAAGCACCGAAAATGGCAAGCCTACCAAAAGAACGTCTTCAGGCTTTCCTTCGCGTTTTTACAAATGTCGGCCTCGATTGTTTTGGGCCATTCCAGGTCGTAATCGGAAGGCGATCagttaaaagatatggccttCTTATCACCTGCCTTTCCTCTCGTGCGGTGCACCTGGAGGTCCTCGACTCAATGGATGCTGATTCCTTCATCATGGCCCTTCGCCGGTTCATTTCCCTCCGCGGCAGTCCAGCCGTCGTATATTCGGACAACGGCACGAATCTGAAGGCAGGCGGCAAGGAGCTCGCCGAAGGAATCAAAAACTTAAACTCTATTCGCGTATCAGGAGAAATGGCGGACCGTGGAATTGACTGGCGGTACTCGCCACCAACCGGCTCACACTACGGCGGAATTTGGGAGCGGCTAATTGGCTCCAGAAAGGCAGCATTGCGTGCCATTCTCGAGACCCGCTCAGTTAACGACGAAGTGCTGCGCACCGTGTTTGCCGAAGTTGCGTCGCTCTTAAACAGCCGACCCCTCACCCATGTTCAAACGGACCCGAATGAGCCCGAGCCGCTGACCCCGAATCATTTTATGCTTGGTGGACCGCACCCTCATCGTGCACCCGATCGAGAAGAAGCATTTGACGGACTAACGAGGCGTCGCTGGAGGCAGGCCCAGTTTATCGTCGACCAGTTCTGGCGACGATGGATGAGAGAATATCTTCCCAGTCTCATCGAGCgcaagaaatgggaaaaatcaGTTCGTCCTCTTTTAGTCGGCGACAAGGTCCTAATAATGGACGAGAACAACAAGCGAGGAGAATGGTTAATGGGCTCGATCGTGGCCGTTCACCCGAGCCACAACGGAGTCGTGCGGAAAGCAACAGTCAAAATGGCTAATTCTGTGTTAATCCGACCCACTGTTAAACTCTGTTATATTTCAGGTCAGCGCCCGGAGTAA
- the LOC123466447 gene encoding uncharacterized protein LOC123466447 → MQSGNRKQRKRERQFDNGSVESEEEYNERLDSGIENQNIGKSHNETVESEEDNDERLERGIWNQTIGQTRNESVESDEENDERLDRGIWNQTTGDNGNNERVESDEENDKIGETGNVESEEEYDGRWDKGIGSQKIRQSDNESVRSEEENFEIWGKWGNR, encoded by the exons atgCAATCAGGAAACAGGAAACAG AGGAAGAGAGAAAGACAATTTGATAATGGGAGCGTAGAGAGTGAAGAAGAATACAATGAAAGATTGGACAGCGGAATAGAGAATCAG AACATAGGAAAATCACACAACGAGACAgtagaaagcgaagaagataACGACGAAAGATTGGAAAGGGGGATATGGAATCAG aCAATAGGACAAACACGTAATGAGAGCGTAGAGAGCgatgaagaaaatgatgaaagaTTAGACAGGGGAATATGGAATCAG acaacagGCGACAATGGGAATAATGAGAGAGTAGAGAGCGATGAAGAAAACGAT aaaataggagaaACAGGTAATgtagaaagcgaagaagaataCGACGGAAGATGGGACAAAGGAATAGGGagccag aaaataagaCAATCAGATAACGAGAGCGTACgaagcgaagaagaaaactttgaaataTGGGGGAAATGGGGGaacaggtaa
- the LOC123468113 gene encoding uncharacterized protein LOC123468113, producing the protein MGCQIPTLLTPPISTLTSAQYRSKFRVPCIRIEDYRSKSKTVYLHYHHKKMISESEGDNSCEEGQDEARRRLDEALIQKKKQFQNLRNIKGRTIKRRDTDKQQRLTAFKESYKGKKEVPQRNKPWSVLEWQNHWNSLDQRQQDNLDRKKSHCH; encoded by the exons ATGGGTTGTCAAATTCCAACACTTCTGACCCCTCCCATTTCCACGTTGACTTCCGCGCAGTACCGTTCCAAGTTCCGCGTTCCATGTATAAGAATAGAGGATTATCGATCGAAATCAAAAACTGTTTATTTACATTATCACCataagaaaatgatttcagaATCGGAGGGTGACAACAGTTGTGAGGAAGGACAAGACGAAGCAAGGAGGAGGCTGGATGAAGCTTTgatacagaagaaaaaacagttcCAGAATTTAAGGAACATTAAAGGAAGAACAATAAAACGGCGAGATACGGATAAACAACAGAGACTTACTGCGTTCAAG GAGTCttacaaagggaaaaaagaggtACCTCAAAGAAACAAGCCATGGTCGGTTCTTGAGTGGCAAAACCATTGGAATTCCCTTGACCAAAGACAACAGGACAATCTAGATCGCAAGAAGTCTCACTGCCATTGA
- the LOC116934524 gene encoding uncharacterized protein LOC116934524, with translation MSGKQIVKKKKLSIEEKTAISLEKKLARDKRKADARWLKRNPLNLPFVSRYGDFKEENNEILARKAVNKVSKMKGLVNKNPVEESETDLLPHNGNELEQHSSTSAYDTMSTGDSCAITVLLSCLLKKKDEAAEGEKAENLWKEKQEDVYKAFVTSHASSAHGRLCSSDGCLNFFLTMIFAVMIVNVTSAIAAINPFIFGYRSINEYGLIRKALRYWTTHNLLRKTDQFPSKVPVPVLFLQLSKSVNRLLFKLLLETTFVSSLLRMEGLI, from the exons atgtcagggaaacaaatcgttaaaaagaaaaaactttcaatagaagaaaaaacagccatttcgctggaaaaaaaacttgctcgtgataaaagaaaagcagatGCCAGATGGTTAAAGCGAAATCCATTAAACCTCCCGTTTGTTTCCAGGTATGGGgatttcaaagaagaaaataatgaaatactTGCCAGAAAAGCTGTTAATAAAGTTTCTAAAATGAAAG GATTGGTAAATAAAAACCCTGTTGAGGAAAGTGAAACAGACCTTCTGCCTCACAATGGAAATGAACTCGAACAACATTCTTCTACATCTGCATATGATACGATGTCTACAGGTGACAGCTGTGCCATCACAGTATTGTTGTCATgtttactaaaaaaaaaggatgaagcAGCAGAAGGAGAGAAGGCTGAAAATttgtggaaagaaaaacaagaggaTGTCTACAAGGCTTTCGTAACATCACATGCCTCATCTGCTCATGGGAGGTTGTGTTCTTCAGATGGatgtcttaatttttttttgaccATGATATTCGCTGTGATGATTGTAAACGTCACTTCTGCCATAGCTGCGATAAATCCATTCATTTTCGGTTACCGTTCTATAAACGAATATGGCTTAATACGGAAAGCTCTAAGGTATTGGACCACACACAATTTATTAAGGAAAACGGATCAGTTTCCAAGCAAG GTTCCAGTACCAGTATTATTTCTTCAGCTTTCCAAAAGTGTCAATCGTCTTCTCTTTAAATTGCTGCTGGAAACGACTTTTGTATCGTCATTACTGCGAATG GAAGGTTTGATCTAA
- the LOC123468114 gene encoding uncharacterized protein LOC123468114, whose translation MLVEGSRCPSIKTSMFARASQAHEFTRSLTDSRIKQMDTLSCRAFIDERTGNPFLLSGHPDANHKLTRTDRKNERPARSWYGSEVIAGKELYISKSGRLIFLKVNMLSEEILRLKAVYDEAWSYLRYFCETPIFSESLLDVDESDDYDSDTDSENDEVV comes from the exons ATGTTAGTAGAGGGATCGAGA TGTCCCTCAATTAAAACTTCTATGTTTGCAAGAGCTAGCCAGGCTCATGAGTTTACCCGATCCTTGACTGATTCACGAATAAAGCAGATGGATACGCTTTCATGTCGTGCCTTTATTGATGAAAGAACGGGGAATCCTTTCCTCCTCTCCGGCCATCCTGATGCAAATCATAAACTAACAAGGACTGATCGTAAAAATGA ACGCCCAGCTAGGTCTTGGTATGGTAGTGAGGTTATTGCTGGGAAGGAACTTTATATTTCGAAATCCGGAAGACTAATATTCTTAAAAGTTAACATGTTATCGGAAGAAATCTTGAGATTAAAAGCTGTTTATGACGAAGCATGGTCATACCTCCGATACTTCTGCGAAACCCCCATTTTCTCTGAATCTTTGCTTGATGTTGATGAAAGTGATGACTACGATTCCGACACTGATAGTGAAAACGACGAGGTTGTGTAG
- the LOC123466448 gene encoding uncharacterized protein LOC123466448: MLVEGSRCPSIKTPMFARAGQAHEFTRHLTDSRIKQVDTLSCRACIDEKTGNPSLLSGHPDANHKLTRTDRKNERPARSWYGSEVIAVKELNISKSGRLIFLEVNILSEEMLRLKAVYDEAWSYLRYFCETPIFSESLLDVDESDDYDSDTDSENDDVV; encoded by the exons ATGTTAGTAGAGGGATCGAGA TGTCCCTCAATTAAAACTCCTATGTTTGCAAGAGCTGGCCAGGCTCATGAGTTTACCCGACACTTAACTGATTCACGAATAAAGCAGGTGGATACGCTTTCATGTCGTGCCTGTATTGATGAAAAAACCGGGAATCCTTCCCTCCTCTCCGGCCATCCTGATGCAAATCATAAACTAACAAGGACTGATCGTAAAAATGA ACGCCCAGCTAGGTCTTGGTATGGTAGTGAGGTTATTGCTGTGAAGGAACTTAATATTTCGAAATCCGGAAGACTAATATTCTTGGAAGTTAACATTTTATCGGAGGAAATGTTGAGATTAAAAGCTGTTTATGACGAAGCATGGTCATACCTCCGATACTTCTGCGAAACCCCCATTTTCTCTGAATCTTTGCTTGATGTTGATGAAAGTGATGACTACGACTCCGACACTGATAGTGAAAACGACGATGTTGTGTAG
- the LOC116930041 gene encoding LOW QUALITY PROTEIN: uncharacterized protein LOC116930041 (The sequence of the model RefSeq protein was modified relative to this genomic sequence to represent the inferred CDS: inserted 1 base in 1 codon) has translation MERASSSSRDSENSSSSDLESSSSNDAENSSDSDSETSSTEQKGKCIDSKRKRGFSSFSKSKANKKKPKTVQKPTAGKCFTYVGKTRQKKKDPSFGDALPHCSSSLKQPPFVSPSNSAAHDSLFDDVASVISPEALDDLRRQVQNDLDSMQIRRHQTWQERQAIAAWGRNDRRRIFTEYVSRQPLYHSKCDQCHEDLDHCSVRCMTCKKHLCYQCDTNTHSGMPFHRRLFCSCDRLEILQPDHFIDAEGNIITKEVCVPCFVPHKCCDISCHGSMSLIPNITESIVVVTEQGRFVLKGATFVCDTCNSLTKATIDDYVFSGFFPASLSETVTYLFSEEALLLCHHISHKCPGSSKNMYAHTLEEVSKEYGRTGPINIPLFTTAEREWETCRHYIDQEVFKRNKIDCPSCGTKPLVRSSDAIIKLRRLASAGKARRPENERVMDDVESRFENLVIKSDVEVESFRQRIYNKIQTSKKKNMCGGSAFKAAREDSNKXKKYDETGLVVSSCKHCIVPYAINMFKGESWTHTAFMHYEAWKSQATFFCYDVVCQYWKWMHQKLVRNFQNI, from the exons ATGGAAAGAGCAAGTTCATCATCAAGAGATTCAGAAAATTCATCATCAAGTGATTTAGAAAGTTCATCATCAAATGATGCAGAAAACTCATCAGACAGTGATTCGGAAACTTCGTCAACAGAACAGAAAGGCAAGTGCATTGATTCCAAGAGAAAGAggggtttttcttctttttctaagtctaaggcaaataaaaagaaaccgaAAACCGTACAAAAACCTACTGCCGGAAAGTGCTTTACTTATGTGGGAAAAactcgacaaaaaaaaaaagaccctaGTTTTGGTGATGCCCTTCCACATTGTTCatcatccctcaaacagccaccattTGTTTCACCGTCTAACAGTGCAGCACATGATTCACTGTTTGATGATGTGGCATCAGTCATCAGCCCAGAAGCTCTTG ACGACCTTAGGAGACAGGTTCAAAATGACTTAGATAGCATGCAGATTAGACGACATCAAACATGGCAAGAACGGCAAGCAATAGCTGCATGGGGACGGAATgatagaagaagaattttcaCAGAATATGTTTCAAGACAGCCACTGTATCATTCAAAATGTGACCAGTGTCACGAGGACCTCGATCATTGCTCTGTAAGATGTATGACCTGCAAGAAACATCTTTGTTATCAATGTGATACAAACACTCACTCTGGTATGCCATTTCATCGACGGCTATTCTGTTCTTGCGACCGCTTGGAAATATTACAACCAGATCATTTTATCGATGCAGAGGGAAACATTATAACAAAAG AGGTCTGCGTCCCATGCTTCGTACCTCATAAATGCTGCGATATAAGCTGCCATGGATCAATGTCACTTATTCCCAATATTACAGAATCAATCGTGGTTGTCACTGAGCAAG GTCGATTTGTTTTAAAGGGGGCAACTTTCGTTTGCGATACTTGTAATTCTCTAACGAAAGCAACAATCGATGATTATGTATTTTCTGGGTTTTTCCCGGCAAGTTTATCGGAAACGGTCACATACCTGTTTTCAGAAGAGGCACTTCTTCTATGCCACCACATTTCCCACAAATGTCCAGGTTCTTCGAAGAACATGTACGCTCACACTCTTGAAGAAGTATCTAAGGAATATGGACGG ACTGGACCAATCAATATACCATTGTTCACTACTGCGGAAAGAGAGTGGGAAACATGTCGCCACTACATTGACCAGGAAGTATTTAAAAGGAACAAAATTGATTGCCCCAGTTGCGGAACAAAACCTTTAGTGAGATCATCTGATGCTATCATTAAGCTAAGGCGTTTGGCCTCTGCCGGAAAAGCGAGGAGaccagaaaatgaaagagt AATGGACGATGTAGAATCCAGGTTCGAGAATTTAGTAATCAAGTCGGATGTTGAAGTTGAAAGTTTTCGTCAAAGGATTTACAACAAAATTCAAACA tcgaaaaagaaaaacatgtgtGGGGGATCGGCTTTTAAAGCTGCAAGAGAAGAttccaata ataaaaaatatgacgAGACTGGGCTCGTCGTTAGCTCTTGCAAGCACTGTATAGTGCCGTATGCCATCAATATGTTTAAAGGTGAATCGTGGACACATACGGCATTTATGCATTACGAAGCTTGGAAGAGTCAGGCTACATTCTTTTGCTACGATGTTGTGTGTCAATATTGGAAATGGATGCATCAAAAGTTGGTCCGGAATTTCCAGAATATATGA